The Paramisgurnus dabryanus chromosome 3, PD_genome_1.1, whole genome shotgun sequence genome includes a window with the following:
- the LOC135758609 gene encoding uncharacterized protein isoform X2 produces the protein MSKLDMLHSHLLNRMSAVIREIFEEVEATVKDYREETDRTRTENAKLKRQLRDVLIRTETHVNELPEGGSGYQKETEDQETLRTEEHGQSPDSFSDEKPCLQDFISYSKTGSEDMESVHLKESSSISSLSSMEEQQLVSQGKDKRWNANLPTDTIKTEQNDTIITITSSVITAPAGQCHGSDTTHKLRTGCDTSSTLNKTQRKELHYTRHSATIADKHDRNGPYKCNKCGRLLKDLTKLQLHRKLHERSFSCHWCGRDFSKFDYLRMHMRTHTGERPYRCNWCSKTFTQCGNMRRHERTCQMFTKEATAYAQEDRPLLKL, from the exons ATGTCAAAATTAGATATGTTACATTCGCATTTGTTGAATCGGATGTCTGCTGTCATTCGTGAGATCTTTGAGGAGGTGGAGGCAACAGTGAAAGATTATCGAGAGGAGACTGATCGCACTCGAACGGAGAACGCAAAGCTTAAACGACAACTGAGGGATGTTTTGATCAGGACAGAGACACATGTAAACG AACTACCAGAAGGTGGGTCTGGGTACCAGAAGGAAACAGAAGACCAAGAGACTTTGCGAACAGAGGAGCATGGCCAGAGTCCAGATTCATTCAGTGATGAAAAACCATGCTTACAAGACTTCATTTCATATAGTAAAACAGGTTCAGAGGATATGGAGTCAGTGCATTTAAAAGAGAGCTCCTCCATATCATCTCTATCTTCTATGGAAGAACAGCAGCTTGTTTCTCAGGGTAAAGATAAGAGGTGGAATGCAAACTTGCCCACTGATACCATCAAGACTGAGCAAAATGACACTATTATCACAATAACATCATCAGTTATTACTGCCCCTGCAGGTCAGTGTCACGGCTCAGATACAACACACAAGCTAAGAACAGGCTGTGACACTTCATCCACGTTGAATAAAACACAGAGGAAAGAGCTCCATTACACGCGACACTCCGCTACTATAGCAGACAAACATGATCGCAACGGGCCGTATAAGTGTAACAAATGTGGAAGGCTGTTAAAGGACTTGACAAAACTGCAGTTGCACAGGAAATTGCATGAAAGATCCTTCAGCTGTCACTGGTGTGGCAGAGACTTTTCTAAGTTTGATTATCTTCGCATGCATATGCGCACGCACACGGGAGAGCGGCCATATCGCTGTAACTGGTGCTCAAAGACCTTCACTCAGTGTGGCAACATGAGGAGACATGAGCGCACATGTCAGATGTTTACTAAAGAAGCAACAGCATACGCACAAGAAGATAGACCACTTCTTAAGTTGTGA
- the LOC135758609 gene encoding uncharacterized protein isoform X1: MSKLDMLHSHLLNRMSAVIREIFEEVEATVKDYREETDRTRTENAKLKRQLRDVLIRTETHVNGKVHQISQHVTDEVFPTELPEGGSGYQKETEDQETLRTEEHGQSPDSFSDEKPCLQDFISYSKTGSEDMESVHLKESSSISSLSSMEEQQLVSQGKDKRWNANLPTDTIKTEQNDTIITITSSVITAPAGQCHGSDTTHKLRTGCDTSSTLNKTQRKELHYTRHSATIADKHDRNGPYKCNKCGRLLKDLTKLQLHRKLHERSFSCHWCGRDFSKFDYLRMHMRTHTGERPYRCNWCSKTFTQCGNMRRHERTCQMFTKEATAYAQEDRPLLKL; the protein is encoded by the exons ATGTCAAAATTAGATATGTTACATTCGCATTTGTTGAATCGGATGTCTGCTGTCATTCGTGAGATCTTTGAGGAGGTGGAGGCAACAGTGAAAGATTATCGAGAGGAGACTGATCGCACTCGAACGGAGAACGCAAAGCTTAAACGACAACTGAGGGATGTTTTGATCAGGACAGAGACACATGTAAACG GAAAAGTCCATCAAATCTCTCAGCATGTTACTGATGAAGTTTTCCCCACAGAACTACCAGAAGGTGGGTCTGGGTACCAGAAGGAAACAGAAGACCAAGAGACTTTGCGAACAGAGGAGCATGGCCAGAGTCCAGATTCATTCAGTGATGAAAAACCATGCTTACAAGACTTCATTTCATATAGTAAAACAGGTTCAGAGGATATGGAGTCAGTGCATTTAAAAGAGAGCTCCTCCATATCATCTCTATCTTCTATGGAAGAACAGCAGCTTGTTTCTCAGGGTAAAGATAAGAGGTGGAATGCAAACTTGCCCACTGATACCATCAAGACTGAGCAAAATGACACTATTATCACAATAACATCATCAGTTATTACTGCCCCTGCAGGTCAGTGTCACGGCTCAGATACAACACACAAGCTAAGAACAGGCTGTGACACTTCATCCACGTTGAATAAAACACAGAGGAAAGAGCTCCATTACACGCGACACTCCGCTACTATAGCAGACAAACATGATCGCAACGGGCCGTATAAGTGTAACAAATGTGGAAGGCTGTTAAAGGACTTGACAAAACTGCAGTTGCACAGGAAATTGCATGAAAGATCCTTCAGCTGTCACTGGTGTGGCAGAGACTTTTCTAAGTTTGATTATCTTCGCATGCATATGCGCACGCACACGGGAGAGCGGCCATATCGCTGTAACTGGTGCTCAAAGACCTTCACTCAGTGTGGCAACATGAGGAGACATGAGCGCACATGTCAGATGTTTACTAAAGAAGCAACAGCATACGCACAAGAAGATAGACCACTTCTTAAGTTGTGA
- the LOC135758639 gene encoding uncharacterized protein, whose translation MALNTDATVPTAASGAVEEEPEQQQPEQETNQQPGTESDHAPNSSEPVKSEQQDPASVPIPSPALDSSPSNDALSKDLLTVIDENMETSNGVCPAVVCNSQPTSSSPRQQPAKPNQGYSNGRTRLSSRSGSMSLAGSPRPSLTRQPSAATDPGLDGSKPNDYLVWAILACLCPVWPINIVGLVFSVMSRNSLQQGNVDGARRLGRNAKILSIVSLVGGIIIIIVTIVINWGVILKT comes from the exons ATGGCTTTGAACACTGATGCTACTGTTCCCACTGCTGCCTCTGGTGCAGTAGAGGAGGAACCAGAACAGCAACAACCAGAGCAAGAGACCAATCAGCAACCGGGCACAGAGTCAGACCACGCCCCCAACTCCTCTGAGCCAGTCAAGAGTGAACAGCAAGACCCAGCCTCTGTACCAATACCTTCTCCTGCATTAGACTCCTCACCTTCAAACGATGCCCTAAGTAAAGATCTTCTGACAGTCATTGATGAAAATATGGAAACAa GCAATGGGGTTTGCCCAGCTGTTGTCTGCAATTCTCAACCCACCTCTTCTTCTCCACGTCAGCAGCCTGCCAAGCCTAACCAAGGGTACTCAAACGGTCGCACTAGGCTGAGCAGTCGTTCTGGATCTATGAGTCTCGCAGGGTCACCACGGCCGTCCCTTACCCGACAGCCCAGCGCAGCCACTGATCCAGGACTTGATGGCTCCAAACCCAATGATTATCTGGTCTGGGCTATTCTGGCCTGCCTTTGCCCGGTCTGGCCAATCAACATTGTGGGCTTGGTCTTTTCAGTGATG TCTCGTAACAGTCTACAGCAGGGGAACGTGGATGGCGCGCGTCGTCTTGGCCGTAACGCAAAGATCCTGTCGATCGTGTCATTGGTGGGCGGGATAATCATCATTATTGTTACTATTGTCATCAACTGGGGTG TCATACTGAAGACCTGA